Part of the Thermoplasmata archaeon genome, CCGAGGGACGCCGCCAGGGCAGCGCTCGAAGTGGCAATCGCCGGGAACCCGGCGTCCTCGAAGACCCTCGCACTGGGCACATCCCAGGCATTCGGCAGCACGAGGAGGCGGTCCGTGTGGTGCAGCGCGCGAAAGCGGTTCGCCTTGGCCCTCTGCGATGACCCGACGGTCATGCCCTCACCCGTGAGTCTGGCTCATGCTCCCACGCTCGTGCCGTTTCTTCACGCAACGACGCGCAGCACGGTCTTGCCGCGGTTGTGGCCAAGCAGTCCGTGCTCATAGGCTTCGCGGGCTCTCGCCAACGGGAAGCTGCCCTCCACGACCGGCCGAATCGTCCCAGCGTCCAGGAGCCGCCCGAGCTCGACGAGCTGGCTCCGGCTGGGCTGGACGAGCATGGACACCCCACGGACTCCGTGCGTGCGCGCCGTCTCCTCGGGCGCATCACCCGCGATTGTGACGAGGACACCCCCGCGGCGCAGCACTCCCCAGGATCGTTCGAGCGTCTCGCCTCCCACCGTGTCGATCACGGCGTCCACCCCGCGCGCGCGATCCTCGAAGCGCGCGGCGTTGTAGTCCAGGACGTCCGTCGCGCCGAGCTCGCGCAGGAACGCATGGTTCCGAGCGGACGCCGTGGCGATCACGTGGGCTCCGTGCCAGTGGGCCAGCTGCACTGCGTAGGTCCCCACCCCGCCGGCGGCTCCGTGGATGAGCACCCGCTGTCCCGCCTCCAGCCCCGCGTGGTCGAAAAGGGCTTGCCACGCGGTGAGACCGGACAAGGGCACCGCGGCCGCCTGGACGTGGTCCAGGGACGCGGGCTTGGGCGCGAGGTCCGCGGCCCGCGCCACGACGTACTCCGCGGCGGCGCCGTCCCGCCAGAAGTTGAGCAGGCCGTACACGGCCTCGCCTGTGCGAAGGCCCGTAATCGCGGCGCCCGGCTTCTCCAGGATCCCCGAGACCTCGAAGCCCGGGATGCTGGGCAGTCGATCCTTGCCCTCCGACGTGGTGAATGTGGAGTTCCACGTAAACTCGGTCGGGGTGATGCCCACCGCATGGACACGGACGAGCGCCTCGCCCGGGCCCGCGGTCGGAACGGCCACATCCTCGTACACGATCGCCTTCGGCCCGTCGCGCGAGTGAACCCGGATGGCCTTCATGCGGGCAGCCATGTCATCCCCTTCCGTACTCATGCCGGGAGACCGCGACCCGGGAAAAGGCTTATGGCGTGCAGGCACGGCCTAGACCAGGCATGGCGGGCACGTGACACGTCCAGCACGGCCTGCGACGGACCCGCGTCTCCTCGTTGGGTGGCCGGGGCGGGACGGGCCGGTCGAAACCCCGCCAAGGATCCGTTTTCTGCGGCGATAATCTTGGCGGAGCGCTTAAGAACCGACCCCCCGACGACTGCTGCACACTCGGGCACTTCGCCCTGGCGGCCGTCCCTATGCGGGCCTCGTCCTCGTCCCTGCGCACCGTCTCGAGCTACGTCTCCGTGACCGCTGCCCTTCTCGTGGCCGTCCTCGTGATCCCTGCCGGGCTCGTGGCGGCCTCGGGCCCGGACGGCACCCTCCAGGGCTACGTGACCGACCACGCGAGCGGCACCGCGATCCCCGGCGCCCTCGTGCAAATCCGAGCCACGGACCTGCCTTGGACCTTCCAGGCCACCACGACCGCGACGGGCTACTACGCGATCGCCCTGCCGAACCACCGGTACACGGTCACCGTGTCGGCCCCCGCGTACTCGGCGAATGCGACGTCCGCGGGGGTGGGGTCGGGCCTGACCACCTGGTTCAATGTGTCCCTAACCGCCGCGTCCCCGCGATCCGCCCACATCCAGGGCTACGTTACGGACGGCGCCACGAACGCGGGCATCACGGTGGGCCGCGTCGTCATGAGCACGGCCTACTTCTACTACGGATCGCCGTACACGAACTCGAGCGGACTCAACGCGACGGGCTACTACCGCATCGACCTCGTCCCCGCCACGTACGTCCTCAGCACGGACGGCGTCACGGGCTACGTCCCGTACAGCCACTCCTACCTCTACCCCAACGCGGGCAGCTCGATCTGGTACAACTTCACCATGACGACGATGACGCTGTCCTACTGGATCAACGGCACCGTGGAGGATTCCACGAACTACACACCGATCCCGGGCGCTACCGTCACGGCCTCCGTGAACGGCCAGCAGTTCGCGTCCACGGTGTCCAATGCGACGGGCCGCTACTCGCTCCACACACCCCTTGGGACGATCGCCCTCGTGGGCGACGCCCTCGCCTACGCGCCGTACTCCGCGACGGCCTACGCCACCTTCCCCGGGCAAACCGCCCTGAACCTCTACCTCATTCCCCTGACGAGCCGCATCCGCGGGTCCGTCATGAACGGGCTCACGGGCGCCGGGATCGGCAACGCCCTCGTCGTCGTGAGTCCGTTCTGGAGTTCGGGTTACTACGATCAAGCGCGGACCTCCGCAGCCGGCGCATACGCCGTCCCGGTCCCCGTCGACGACTACTACGTGGCCGCGAGCGCCCCGGGCTTCACATCCTGGACCGCCTATGCATTCTTCTTCGTCACCGGGGTCCAGTGGGTCAACATCACCCTCTGGCCCATTGTAGCTCCCGTGAAGGGGTACGTGCTCGATGGCGGGACAGGCCTGCCCCTCGGCAACGAGTACGTGTACGCCACCGACGTCCGGTCCGGGTACTCGGCCGGCGCCACGAGCGACGCTACGGGCCTCTACAGCTTCGTCCTGCCGCCGAGCCCTGCCGTCTCGCTGCGCGTGTACGGAGCCGCGCCCTACGTAGGCGCCATGCTCTACGTGACCACGACGGCGTACGCGACCACGTGGGCGAACATCACCCTCGAGCGGCTGAACGCCCAGATCGTGGCCAACGTCACGGACGCCACGACGGGTCTTCCCATCGCGGGTGCAGCGGTCTCCATGTACTGGACCATCGGCTCCAGCTTCGCCACCGCGAGCGCGTCGGGCATCGCCACGGTTCCGGTCCCTGCCGGACTCAGCCTCACCGGATACGCATGGGCCACGGGCTATCAGACTTGGTCCGGCGCGGTTCCAGCCGTGTCCACGTCCCTGTCCCTTTCGATCGCTCTCTATCCCAGCCTGAACACGAACGTCACGGTCAAGGGATACGTGCGCAACTCCCTGACGAGCGGCGGAGTCTCCGCGGCGCTCGTGCGCACCATGGGCTACGGGCCCGCATACCTGTACGGCTACACGAACAGCACAGGATACTACTCGTTCGCCGTAATGCCAGCGCCCCAGACCCTGCGCGCAACCGCGTACGGCTATACGGCAGCGACCGCGGCGGTCAACCCGTCCGCGGGCAGCACGATCTGGGTGAATCTGACGATCACGCCGGACGCCACCCCACCGCAGATCTCGAACTTCACCGCGACCCCGGCGGTCAACGTTGGGCTCGGCAACCCCACCGCGCCGTCCGCGGACATCAACGAGACGAGCCCGGACCATGTTCACCTGTCCGTACTCCTCCAGATGGCCACCTCCCGCGGCAACGGCACCTTCTTGGACCTCGGAATGCTCCCGGACAGCTCCGTGTCCACGACCGCGACGGGTCCCCACACGCAGGTCGTCCGGTCGACATGGGACACCCGCATGCAGGTGGCCCGCCTGTCCGATGGAACCAGCTCCACCTGGTGGACCGCGGCGCCTTGGGGCGCCTACGAGATCCTGGTGTCCGGCACGTGGACGAACGCGTCGCTGACCATTCCCACGTACGCCGCCGCCCTGTTCGATATCCGGTCCGGGAGTCTCCTGTACGTGTCCACGGGCTACGGGGTCTTCGGTCCCCAAGATCAGCCGACCTCCACGTTCACGCCTGCGGCGACCGGTCTCCTCGTGAACCTGACCTCCCAGACCGTCCTGGGCAGCGTCCCGGTGTCCGCCCCGGGCTTCCGCGTCGGGAGCCTGTCGGCGTCCGTCGGGACCGCCGTGCCGGGCGGCAGCTATGCGGCGCTCCTCGAGGCCTGGGACGCGGGGTCCAACTACGGCCGCGCCGTCACCCTGTTCCAGGTTGCCGCGGACACGATCCCGCCCGTCGCGCGGGCTGGACCGGATCAGACCGTGAACCAGGGCGCGACGGTAACGTTCAACGGGGCCGGGTCCACGGACGACACGGGCATTACGAGCTACACCTGGACCTTCGTGGACGGGTCGCCCCGGGTTCTCCACGGCGCCACCCCATCCTACCTCTTCCGGAACGCGGGGAGGTTCACGGTCACGCTCACCGTGACGGACACGGGAGGGAACACGGGCTCCGCCACGATGACCGTGACGGTCCGGGACACCACCCCGCCCACGGTGGCCTTCGTCCTGCCGGCGGCGAAGGCGAACGTCTCCGGGACGATCACCCTGGAGGCGACCGCCTCCGACAACGTCGGCGTGGTCCGGGTGGAGTTCCTCGTGGACGGCGTGCCGGTCGCCAACGTGACGAGCGCGCCCTTCACATTCCCCCTGAACACGGCGGGCGTCACGAACGGCGCACACACGCTGACCGCGGTCGCCTTTGACGCCGCAGGCAATTCCGCGACGGCCACGGAGCGGGTCACCGTGTCGAACGCAGGGAGCGGCGGATTCGCTGGGATGGACACCACCACGCTGTTCCTCCTGCTCCTCCTCGTCGTGGTCTTTGCAGCCGTTGCCGCGGTGCTCCTCATCGTGCGGGGTCGTCGACGCCGGGTTCGCTACCTGCCTCCGCCGCCGAACCCGCCCATGAAATGAGTTGTCCCTCGCTTCGGGTACGGGCCCGTCGGTACGCCGAAAGGTCCCGCGGTTGCACGCCCGGCGCTCACGCCACCGCGGCGCCCTGCTTGACGAACGTCCCGTTCTGGAACTCTTGGACCGCGGCTTCGAGTTCCCGGCGGTTGTTCATCACGATCGGTCCCCACCAGGCCACGGGCTCGTGGAGAGGCTTGCCGGACACGAGGAGGAATCGGAGAGGCTGATCCATCGCCTCGATCCGCACGCGGTCCCCATCCCGATACAGGATCAGGTTTTCGTGGTCAACGATCTCCCCGCTGTCCTCGTCGAACCGCCCGCGGCCACCGAGTACGTACGCGAAGGCGCGGTGGCCCTCCTTGATCGAATGCTCGAACGCGCCATGGGGCTCGATCCGGACGTCGAGGTACTCGGGCTCGACGACGATGTCTCGGACGGGTCCCTGAACTCCGTGGACCTCGCCGGCGATCACGCGGACGGTCACGCCCTTCGCGGCCTCGAACTGGGGGATGACGCCGCTCTTGACCTCCCGGTATCGTGGGTCCATCATCTTGTGGTCCGCAGGGAGGTTCACCCAGAGCTGGAAGCCGCCCATCTTCCCGTCGTCCAGGTGCTTGGGCATCTCCTGATGGATGATCCCGCTGCCCGCGGTCATCCACTGGACGTCCCCGGCCCGGATGACGCCCTTGTTGCCGATGCTGTCCTCGTGCTGGACGAAGCCGTCGATCATGTAGGTGACCGTCTCGATCCCGCGGTGCGGATGCCAGGGGAATCCCGCGACGAACTCGGCAGGATTCTGGGAGCGGAAGTCATCGAGCATGAGGAAGGGGTCGAGGCGCGGCACCTCGTAGTACCCGAACGCGCGGCGGAGGTGCACACCCGCACCCTCGATCGTCTCGCGGCTGGGCAGGATCGCTTCGATGCGCCGGGGAGGATTGGAATCTGACTCGGTCATTGGACGTATCACGAGCTCGCGGTATAAGAGGCTTCCATTCCGCGCGGCTGCTCCGAGCAGGACTCCGGATTTCAGGTTGGCCTAACTCCGGCGACGGAGGCCCGGCCACCGCGCCTGGGGCTACTGCAGTAGCTCGATCCAGATCCCGTCCGGATCCTTGACGTAGACCTCCGTGCCCTCGGAATGGGCCGGGTCCACCGCAGGCCGAGCCCCGTTTCGAACCAGCTCGCGGTACGCGACGCGCACGTCCGGGACCACGAAGGCCAGGTGGTCCATCTCCTCGCCTCGCCGGTAGGGCGTGTAGAACCGGCTGCCCTTCGGGTACCAGTTCAGCTCAAGGCGCTGCTGGGACCCCGGGGTCCGCAGGTGGACGTACTTCCCGCCGTGCGGCATCGTCCCTCGGCCGATGATCTCCATGCCAAAGAACCTCGTATAAAAGGCAAGCGAACGACGCAGGTCGCGCACGCGGATGCCCGTGTACCGGAATCGAGCCTTCATGCCCGACCCGGAGGCTTGCCCGGCCCATACGCGTGTCGCCGCCGAACGACGGGAGGAGCCTTTAGGACTTCACGGCGATGGCCATGGGCTCCTGGAGGGTGGACCGCAGGGTCTTCCGCAGTTCGCGGTAGCACTTCAGGAAGGTTTCGAACTCCTTGTCGTTCATCGCCATGAGCGTGATGAACTCGAGGAGGGCCTGCTTGGAGAGGAAGCTTAGGTCGTCGAGCTCGTTGACCTTTTCCGTCCACTGCGTGGTCGATCCGGGCTCCTTCATGTTCTTCATGAGCTCGACGACCTTGGTAACGAGTTCCGCGTCCACCTCCACCTTGAGACCCACCTTGTCGAGCGCACTGAGCGCCTCGCGGGTCTCCTCCTCCATCACCTTCTCGCTCCCGCTCTGCCCGTGGGCCATGTTGAACATCTCGGCGGTCGCGCGGTAGTACGTTTCGATGAAGTGGTCCACCCGCTCCTCCCTGGCGACTTCGACCATGTCGGCGTCCTTGAGCTTGCGGATGTGGTGGTAGATGGCCTGCGGCGTGAGCTTGAGTTCCTCGGCGATCTGCGCGACGGTCATCTCCTTGGCCCGGAGGAGATAGATGATTCGCCGTCGCGTCTCGTCCGCCAGGAGCTGGAACGCCTCGGGGTCTTTGATCACCTTGAAGGACCGCATGCCATACCCACCTACTCAATAGATATTGTAGACCTACATATAACCGTTTGGGTCGGACAATCGATAGTTTTAATAGTCGGCGTCTGTATTACCCAAACCGACATTGGGGTGACAAAAACATGCGTAACATCCGCACAAAAGACCGCGTGAATCGTGAACCCGTGGGCGCGAGGCGGAACCTCCTCGACCTCGAGGCGCTTCGGAGGTGGACCCGATGAGGGGACCGTCCGATCTCTACCGCGTTCCCGCCTGCTTGAGCCCTTCGCAGACCGAGGACGCCCTGCGCTACGCACGCCTCGAGCACGCTGCGGACAGCCTCGCCTGGACCCTCCCCGCCGAGGTCGAACCGGCCTCGCGAACGGGCGGCATCCGTCAGTGGCTGACCTCGGTCCTGGGCCGAACCCGCGCAGCGGCAACCCCCGCACACCCCACGCCGCTCCGCGCGGGCGTGGCGGCCGTCCACTTCGGCGGCGAAGCCTCCGAACACGCCCCTGCCCACCCGGTCGAGACTGCGGATCATCCGTGCGATGTGCTCGCGAGCGCGGCCGTAATCCTCACGGCTCAGCCCAGCCGGTCGCAGGCCGACGACGCGTGCACGTGCGAGCACTAGGTGGGCCATGGTCGCGCCGCGATCGGCGCCCACGCTTCTTCTGATCATGACTGCATCGGTCGGAGGGGACCCTCCGTCCGCTGCGAAGGATTGAATCCTCAGAGCGCCTTGCCCCTGGCGAATGCCCAAGAAGGCGACCAAGCGGAAGGGCGGCAAGAAGGCCGCCAAGAAGAAGGCCTACTACTCGGGCCGCAAGGAGAAGCGGGCCCGGAAGTAGTCATCCGCGCGGGAACGCGGGCGTGGTTCGAGCATCGTCATAGCCGAAGTCCTCCAGGGCATTGCGGGGGACCGGCACCACGATCCGCGACACCATGCCGTGCAGGGAGTACGGAAGACGGATGAGACGCATCTCCCCCGTGGTCACCCATTCGTCGAGGGCGAACCGCGTCCCGAAGCGGCGCGCGATGCGGGTCCGCTCGGTCTTCGTCAGGGCGTACGCGTCCTCATCGAGGACGTGCACATGGAATCCTCGTCCGGAGTAGACCACGGAGAGCGTGGACCATTCCCGGGCCAGGGCATCGTGGAGTTCCGCGGCTTGGCGCCGCGTCTCCTCGAACTCCCAGTCACAGAAGGACAGCCCCTGGTGGCGGCGCATCTTGGCCGTGATATCGCCGTGAATCGGGCAGTCGAGGTTCTCCGGGTCCAGGTCGAAGGCGAGCTCCTGCCCGCGCACCCAGTGGCTCCGCCAGGCGTGGGCGTAGTCCAGCCCGTCGCGCCGCGCTCCGTCCACGGAGAGGTAGGCGTTCCGGTCGTAGTACACGCCCTCCGGGAGATACTTGAGCAGGTAGGGCCGGAGCTCCCGGACCGTGCGGGCGTCCTCCACGAGGAGGGAGATGTTCTTCAGGGAGCGGAAGCGCCGGGGATAGATCCCCGAATGGCGCCCCAGGATCAGGGCGAAGAGCCGCTCCCCCGGGAACGACGCGAACCAGCGCTCCGCGGCGTCGTAGTCCATGAGCCGCGAGTAGAACAGGCGCCGCTCGGCGAGCGCCGCGGGCCGGAGGCCGTTAGGGAGCTCGTAGCGAGGGCGGACCACATCCGGTCATGGCGCGCGAGGATAAGGAATCTCACGCGGGCGCGGAATGCGCATCGGGTCCGCGCGCGGCCCGGTTCAAGACTCATCCGCGATAGCCTTCACCGAGGGTTTAAGCGGGAGAACCCGAAGACGTGATGCCCGATGGGCTTCCCGGCGTTCGTCGCGTCTGCGCTCTCGAGCATCGTCACCATCGCAGGCTGGATTTCCCATCGCGTACGCTCGTTCAGCGTCTCCACGCACTCGTGGACCTGCCTGGCCTGCGAGGTCCCGAATGAGCTCGATCGGGACACCTGCTGGAGCTGCGGCGCCGGTTACGGTCAGGATCCACTCTTACCGTCGCATATCCCGTTCGACCGCCGCTGGCTCTGCCCCGCCTGCGCGGTCTGGAACGGCATCGCCCGGACGGACTGCTGGCGGTGCGGCACCGTCCACGACGGCGGAATCGCGGTCCCCGGGACTAGTGCAGGTCGGGCGCCTCTTCCAGGAAATCCCGCTCCCGGACCTCGCGGCGCTTCCAGCCCTCCAGCTGCCCCACGAAATAGGGCAGGAGCCGCATGGAGACGTAAGAATTCATAAGCGGGATGCCGAGCTGCTCGGAGAAGACGAGCAGGTTGACCGCGTCGTTGTACCGCATCCGGAGCTTCATCTGCTCCGTGTACAGCTCGTAGAAGAAGAGCCCCCACAGCATCTCCTTGAGGATGCGGGCGGCGCGTCTCCAGCGGCTCACAGACCCCCTCGCCACCCATGGACTCCTGACGGCGCATAAACGTTTGGACGGCTCCGCAGGCGAGCCTTTACAGCCCGAACGGTCTTTCCGGTAGCGTGGCGGATCTGGACCCGGGCCTGATCGCCGTCCTGGGCATCGCGGTCGTCTTCATCGTGTGGTACTTCGCCGGGAGCATCTGGAACCGCCGGTACGCACGGCGCCTGGCGAACGAACTCCGGGACGCGCTCTTGGCGCAGGGGGGGACCTCCAAGGTCCAACCCTTCGGGACCACGGCGTTCCGCATGACCACGGAGGGCGCGAACCCGCCCCTGCGGGACCTGGCCGTGGTCGTCACGCTTCTGCCGCGGGAGATGCCGCTGAACTGGGGGCTGGGCCTGGCCCAGGGACGCCGGGACGCCGCGGTGATCGAGGCGTCCCTCCGCCGGACCCCGAAGTTCGCCTTCGAGCTCGTCGATCCCGAGAGCCGCATCGGGAGACGCCGGCTCCGGGCGACGCAATCGTGGTCCCCCTTGGAGCTCGGCGGCCGGCAGTGGTCCGTGTCCGCCTCCCACGAGAGATTCGTGGAACCGTTCCTCAAAGGTCTCGACCCGGGGCTCCTCGAGAATCTCTCGGCACTCCATGTGACCGCGGGCAGCGACTCCGGGATCGCGGCGTCCGTCGGCGTGGCCCCTGGGAGCCTGAAAGGCATCCTCGGCGGGCTCCGGCATCTCGCGGAGGCGCTGACGTCTAGTGGCAGCGGCTCCCCGCCATGACCGGCAGGAGCGCGGCCAGCTCCGACGGCTCGGAGCGGGCGAGGAACTTCATGGTGATGCTTCGACGGGTCTCCTCGCAGCGGTACGTCACGTGGAGCACGTGGAACGGCTTGTTCTTGCGCAAGCCCAGCCGCGTCTCTCCGAGTCGGTAGGTCGCCGGATGCCCCCCGATCTCACAGGACCCCTCTTGGACCGACTCGAGGGCCGGCGCGCGGAGGGCCCCCTTCGCCGTGCGCACGTCGAGCTCCATGGCCCGCTTCGCCTTCTCGTCGATCAGGAAGGCGGTGGCCTGGCCTTCCCGGGCCCAGCGGACGCCGTCGAACTCGACCATGTAGTCGATGTCCGAAGGATTGCGCCCGATCCGGAGATCCCAGTTCCCCGGGAGGCGGAGGACCAGGAAGTTCGTAGGCCCGAGGACGAAGTGCGTGGCCGCGATCACGTGGTCCCGCGTCGCCGGCGGGTTCATGCCGTGCTCGCCAGCTCGGGGACAAAAGCCGGCGTGTAGTTCATCATGTCTGAAGACACGCGGGCCACGGCGTCCGTGCCGGTGACCTCGGACGGGTACAGCGGAATGTAAGAGACCACCAGTGGCCCGAGGTCGCGGTAGAGCGTCCGCATGTAACCCAGCTGCTCCTGGTACTTGTTCACCAGGTAGTCGCCCGCCCCGGCCATCTGCGCCACCTCAGGTCGCAGGATCTCGTTCACGATCACGCCGCCGACCGGGATGTTGAACTTCCGGACCATCCCGATGAACCGCCGGACGACCGCGATGGGCAGGCCCAGGGGCAGGGTGACGAAGAAGAAGGCCGTGCGCTCCGGGTCCACGAGGACGGTCTTCGCCTTCTCGAAGCGTTCGTTCATGGAGATCAGGTCCGCCATGAGCGGGTCCTTCTTGACCTCCTCGATCATCTTCTCCTTGCGGAAGGAGAGCTGCACGCGCAACGAGAGGGCCTCCTTCCGCGAATCGATCATCCGGTTCAGCCAGAGGCCGTAGATCTTGCTCAGCCCGATGAGCCGCACCGCGTTGGCCACGGCTGCGGTATCGAATATGACCCGGTCGTAGGACTCGCCTTCCGTCAGGATGTAGTCGACCATTCGGTCGAACATGGCGCTCTCCTCGAACGCCGGGTTCGTCGTCGCGATCTCGATGAACGGCCGCGCGTCCAGGGGGATGTCCGCCCACTTGAGGAACTCCTTCACCCGACCCTTGATGGACTCGCGGTACTTGGCCACGACCTCCGTGGTCTCGACCTCGACCGCGTGCACGCCCTTCGTCCCCTGCACGGCGCGCACCTTGCCGCCGGAGAGGTCCTGGCCGAACAGGCTCGACAGGGAGTGCACGGGGTTCAGGGAGGCCAGGAGGACCGTTTCGCCGTCCTCGGCGTAGTGGTAGGCGAGGCCCGCCGCGGACACGGTCTTCCCCACGCCACCCTTTCCGCCCGTGAAGATGTACCGGAGACTGGTTCGGTCTTTCAGGAGTTCGGGCAGAGTCGTCATCGTTCCCCTCCTAGAGTCCGGGCCCGTGCATGAGGTCTTCCGAGACCCGCGCAATCATGTCCAGACCCCGCGGCTCCTTCGGATACATGGGGAGTACGGCGACCACCTTGGAGCCGAACTTGGACTTGATCTCGGCCAGGTACTTCTGCTGGCTCTGGGCGCGGTTCCGCATGAACTCGCCCGCTTCACCCTTCGCCTCGAGCAATTCCGGCGGGTACACCTGGTTCACGATGAGGCCCGCCATCTGCAGCCCGAGCGCGTCGAACATCTGGAGCGCCCGCTCCGTGTCCAGGATCGCCATCCGCTCCGGGATCAGGACCATGAAGAACGAGGTGCGCTTCTGGTCCACCATGAGGTCCGTGAAGCGGGTGATCTTGGCCTGGATGTCGTTCAGCTCGCGGAGGACCTCGTCCTCGGAGACCTTCCCGCCCTTCAGGGTGGCCGCGATCGCCTCGTACTCCTGCGCCTTCTCTCGCGCCTCCGTGATCTTACCCACCCACTTGCTCAGGATCTCCGCCATGGCGATCATGCGCACGCCGTGGCCGAACGGCGGCATGTCGAACACATAGAGGTCGTGGTGGCTGGTCGCCACAAGGTCCGCCATCGCGTCGTACGTGGCCGACTCGTACATCGCCGGTTCGGCGGACGTCGAGTCGATGTACTCCTCGATCTCCTGCGGCAGTTCGGTCAGGCCGTACATCGTGAGGATCTTCTGCTTCACCTCGGCCTGGTAGTCCGCAACGCGTTTGTCGGCGTCGATCTCCACGACGTCCAGGTTCGGGATCACCTGAATCGTCCCCTTCCCGAAGATGTCCCGGTCGAAGATGTCGCTCAGGCTCGCCTGGGGGTCCGTGGAGAAGCACATCACGCGGCGACCGCGCTTCGAGGCCATGTAGTGAGACAGGCCCGCGCTGCACGTGGTCTTCCCGAGGCCTCCCTTCCCCGCGAAGATGACGATCCCCTTGTCTCCCTTCTGCTCGAAGAACGACTCGAGGCCCATCGGACTCCCTTCAGAACACGTTGTCCGTGAAGTCTCGCTCTCGAAACACCCGCTGCTTCCACGCCTTGATGTTCGGGACCGCGTACGGCAGGATCCGGAGGGAGTAGTACGGCGGGATCACGGGCACCCCGAGCATGTCCCCGAGGGTGATGAACATGAACAGGTGCTCGAGGTGCATCCGGGTCCGGAGCGCGGCGGTCACGTGGCCGTGGGCCGCCATGCCGTAGAGCACGCCCTTCACGTTCCGGGCGACCTTCGAGCCGCGGCCCTTGGGCTTCTTGCCGGCGTCCGTCGAGTCTGTCATCTCGCTCCGCTCCTGACCTCCGCTAGTACCGCCGGTCTCTCTTGAGGCTTTGCGCGCGTCGCGCCGCCTACTTCTCCGGCTTGCCTCCGTCCGCGGCCGCCACCTCAGGAGCCTTGGCCTCCGCCATGCTGCGGCTGTAGCTCCGGAAGAGCTTGATGGCCATCGAGAGTCCGACCAGGAACAGCACCGCGCCGACGACGACGAAGACGCCGTTCACGGCGAGCGCCCACACGGCGTTCGCCGCCGTGTTGATTGGCGCGCGGACGTTGCCCAGCACGCCTCCAATGTTCGCCGCGATCTTGCCCTGCGCGTACAGGATGACCGCGCTGACGAAGATCCAAGTCTCCCATAGCAACGCGGCCAGCGTCGTGACGACCATGAACACCCCCGGAATCAGCGAGTACTTCGTAGGCGCCCGGACCTTCGCCAGGTGAATCGTGATCAGCATGATCGCGAGCCCGGCCAGGAGCTGGTTCGCGCCACCGAAGTAGAGCCAGAGGGCCCACCAGCTGCCGCTGATCGCGAACAGCCACGGCACCCCGAGGCCTACGCCCGTGGCCACGTACTTGTTGCCCAGAGGACGGAACCGACCCTCGCCCCAGGTCTCCGAGGCGACCATGCGGAAGAATCTCGTCACGAGAGCCTGGACCGTGATCGCGTAGATCACCAGGACGAGACCGAAGAAGGTCGTGAGCACAGGCTGGGTGAGGCCTCCGAGGAACGGGGACGTGAGCACGTAGGCGCCCTGAACCCAGGACGCGACGTTTGTGTGGCCGGTGAACCACGAGGGTGCGAGGACCATGTACGCGATCAGGGATGCGAGAGCGAGGAGGCCCTCGGACAGCATG contains:
- a CDS encoding NADP-dependent oxidoreductase; translated protein: MAARMKAIRVHSRDGPKAIVYEDVAVPTAGPGEALVRVHAVGITPTEFTWNSTFTTSEGKDRLPSIPGFEVSGILEKPGAAITGLRTGEAVYGLLNFWRDGAAAEYVVARAADLAPKPASLDHVQAAAVPLSGLTAWQALFDHAGLEAGQRVLIHGAAGGVGTYAVQLAHWHGAHVIATASARNHAFLRELGATDVLDYNAARFEDRARGVDAVIDTVGGETLERSWGVLRRGGVLVTIAGDAPEETARTHGVRGVSMLVQPSRSQLVELGRLLDAGTIRPVVEGSFPLARAREAYEHGLLGHNRGKTVLRVVA
- a CDS encoding carboxypeptidase regulatory-like domain-containing protein; the encoded protein is MRASSSSLRTVSSYVSVTAALLVAVLVIPAGLVAASGPDGTLQGYVTDHASGTAIPGALVQIRATDLPWTFQATTTATGYYAIALPNHRYTVTVSAPAYSANATSAGVGSGLTTWFNVSLTAASPRSAHIQGYVTDGATNAGITVGRVVMSTAYFYYGSPYTNSSGLNATGYYRIDLVPATYVLSTDGVTGYVPYSHSYLYPNAGSSIWYNFTMTTMTLSYWINGTVEDSTNYTPIPGATVTASVNGQQFASTVSNATGRYSLHTPLGTIALVGDALAYAPYSATAYATFPGQTALNLYLIPLTSRIRGSVMNGLTGAGIGNALVVVSPFWSSGYYDQARTSAAGAYAVPVPVDDYYVAASAPGFTSWTAYAFFFVTGVQWVNITLWPIVAPVKGYVLDGGTGLPLGNEYVYATDVRSGYSAGATSDATGLYSFVLPPSPAVSLRVYGAAPYVGAMLYVTTTAYATTWANITLERLNAQIVANVTDATTGLPIAGAAVSMYWTIGSSFATASASGIATVPVPAGLSLTGYAWATGYQTWSGAVPAVSTSLSLSIALYPSLNTNVTVKGYVRNSLTSGGVSAALVRTMGYGPAYLYGYTNSTGYYSFAVMPAPQTLRATAYGYTAATAAVNPSAGSTIWVNLTITPDATPPQISNFTATPAVNVGLGNPTAPSADINETSPDHVHLSVLLQMATSRGNGTFLDLGMLPDSSVSTTATGPHTQVVRSTWDTRMQVARLSDGTSSTWWTAAPWGAYEILVSGTWTNASLTIPTYAAALFDIRSGSLLYVSTGYGVFGPQDQPTSTFTPAATGLLVNLTSQTVLGSVPVSAPGFRVGSLSASVGTAVPGGSYAALLEAWDAGSNYGRAVTLFQVAADTIPPVARAGPDQTVNQGATVTFNGAGSTDDTGITSYTWTFVDGSPRVLHGATPSYLFRNAGRFTVTLTVTDTGGNTGSATMTVTVRDTTPPTVAFVLPAAKANVSGTITLEATASDNVGVVRVEFLVDGVPVANVTSAPFTFPLNTAGVTNGAHTLTAVAFDAAGNSATATERVTVSNAGSGGFAGMDTTTLFLLLLLVVVFAAVAAVLLIVRGRRRRVRYLPPPPNPPMK
- a CDS encoding pirin family protein — encoded protein: MTESDSNPPRRIEAILPSRETIEGAGVHLRRAFGYYEVPRLDPFLMLDDFRSQNPAEFVAGFPWHPHRGIETVTYMIDGFVQHEDSIGNKGVIRAGDVQWMTAGSGIIHQEMPKHLDDGKMGGFQLWVNLPADHKMMDPRYREVKSGVIPQFEAAKGVTVRVIAGEVHGVQGPVRDIVVEPEYLDVRIEPHGAFEHSIKEGHRAFAYVLGGRGRFDEDSGEIVDHENLILYRDGDRVRIEAMDQPLRFLLVSGKPLHEPVAWWGPIVMNNRRELEAAVQEFQNGTFVKQGAAVA
- a CDS encoding VOC family protein codes for the protein MKARFRYTGIRVRDLRRSLAFYTRFFGMEIIGRGTMPHGGKYVHLRTPGSQQRLELNWYPKGSRFYTPYRRGEEMDHLAFVVPDVRVAYRELVRNGARPAVDPAHSEGTEVYVKDPDGIWIELLQ
- a CDS encoding metalloregulator ArsR/SmtB family transcription factor, which codes for MRSFKVIKDPEAFQLLADETRRRIIYLLRAKEMTVAQIAEELKLTPQAIYHHIRKLKDADMVEVAREERVDHFIETYYRATAEMFNMAHGQSGSEKVMEEETREALSALDKVGLKVEVDAELVTKVVELMKNMKEPGSTTQWTEKVNELDDLSFLSKQALLEFITLMAMNDKEFETFLKCYRELRKTLRSTLQEPMAIAVKS